In Cyclobacteriaceae bacterium, the DNA window CGGTTTTGCCCTGACGAATGAAGTCAAGAATACACGCATCGCGATCCTCGACAACTCAAAGGATCCGGTAACAGCGGAGATCATTCAACAGCTTGAAGCAAGCCGCTACTTTGATAACGTTCAAAATGTTAACAGCAACGATGAACTGGAGGCAGCCTTTCGACAGGGAAAGATTAAGATGGCAGTAGTATTCTCTTCGCGCTTTCAATATTCACTGATGCATGAGAATCAGGCTGCGATACAATTAATAGCAGATGCTACTGATCCTAATGTTGCCAGCACATTGACGAATTACGCAACAGCCATCATTATCGACTATCAAAAAAGCATGAAAGGACAGATCGATCTTCCTTACTCCATTAACACAGAATTGAGAATGCTTTACAATCCGCAATTGAAAGGATCCTACAATTTCGTACCTGGAGTTATGGCGATGGTGCTCATGCTTGTATGTGCGATGATGACTTCCATCTCTATTGTAAAAGAGAAAGAGATTGGAACGATGGAGATCATCCTGGTATCTCCGATTGTGCCGATCCGCGTGGTGATTGCTAAAATGGTTCCCTATTTTTTACTATCAAGCGTCAATATCGCGAGTGTACTACTATTAAGTGTTTTTGTCCTTGATGTGCCAATTCAGGGAAATCTCGTTTTGCTGGTGGCAGAATGTTTATTATTCACCATCACAGTTCTCGCTCTTGGACTTTTGATTTCATCGGTTACGGATTCGCAGCAAATCGCCATGCTTCTTTCGCTTATGGGCTTATTTCTTCCAACGGTGATGTTAAGTGGATTCATGTTTCCAATTGAGAATATGCCAGTGGCCCTGCAAGTGATTTCCAATATTGTTCCAGCCAAATGGTTTTACATCATCGTTAAGACAGTAATGATAAAAGGACTTGGGTTTGAATTCATATGGAAGGAAACGTTAATACTAATTGGAATGACTGTTTTCTTCATGGTTGTAAGTATTAAGAAATTTAAAATACGTTTGGAATGAGAACGCTTCGAATTTTACTGGAAAAAGAGTTTAGGCAAATATTTCGTGATCCATCGATCCTGCGCATTATTTTCCTCATGCCGATCGTTCAATTGATCGTGATGCCATTGGCTGCCGACTACGAAGTTAAAAATGTTAAACTTTGTATCGTCGACTTTGATCATTCTTCATACTCACAGAAGCTTGTAAATAAAATTACGTCTACAGACTATTTTCAGTTGGTCGACTATACAGACTCATATGACAAAGCATTGAAGTATGTTGAGAATGATGAAGCAGATCTTGTGCTGCAAATTCCATCTTCGTTTGAAAAGCAGATTGTGAAAGAAGATAAGTCAACCCTATTCATGTCTTTGAACGCAATCAATGGAGCGAAAGCAAATCTTGGAGGATCATATCTGAGAAGTATCATTAGTGATTTTAACAGAGAAGTGAGATTAGAATGGCTTCAATTACCAAAGTTAAATCCTCAGCCAACGATTCAGGTAACGTCACTCAACTGGTTTAATCCAACCATGAACTACCAGATCTTCATGGTTCCTGGAATTCTTGTGATCTTGGTTACAATGGTGGGCGCTTTCTTATCTGCCTTGAATATCGTTAAAGAGAAAGAAGTCGGAACAATCGAACAGATAAATGTGACGCCGATCAAAAAGTATCAGTTTATTCTTGGTAAGCTTATTCCCTTTTGGGTATTGGGACTGATGATCTTAACGGTCGGTACGATCATTTCATGGTTGATCTATGGAATTGTGCCGGTGGGAAGTTTATCAACCATCTTCATTTTTGCAGCGATCTATCTTTTGGCGGTGCTGGGTATGGGCTTGCTGGTGTCAACATTTGCCAATACTCAACAGCAGGCAATGCTCCTCTCATTCTTTATCATGATGATCTTTATTTTGCTGGGTGGTCTTTACACATCCATTGATAGTATGCCTGAGTGGGCACAGACGTTCACAAAGTTTAATCCGGTAGCGTATTTTATTGAAGTAATGAGAATGGTGGTATTGAAAGGCAGCAGCTTAAATGATATCAAAACTCATCTCACAGTAGTTTTTCTTATGGCGATTGTACTCAATAGTTTTGCTGTTTGGAATTACAAAAAGCGAAGTTAGAACTGTACGCTTTTGTACATTTTTACTGTTCACTTTCCAACAAAATCTGACTTTGACCGTCATGGCCGGAACCAGAAACACGCAAATTGGCTTCATTTATGGGAAATGAAAAAACATGAATGATTATTGATTGTAGAGATGACATAACAACACAGCTATGTCAAATCGGACTCAAGCCAATAGTACTTCACCAATATTAGTGGCGGTAATACTGATCATCACTTTTCCATTGTGGTTTGGATTACTGGCAGGACTTTTCGGAATAGTAATCGGTTTGATGGGAGCGGCTATTGGATTGTTTGCGGGACTTTTCGGAATCGTGGCAGGAGTAATTGCAATCCCGTTTAAAATACTATTTGGATGGGGAGATTGGGGATGGCATGGGTTTCCTCATTTTCATAGCAGTGGATTGTGGATGATCATTTTTATCATCATTGCTGCCGTCATCGTTAAAAGGAAGAGGGCTAGTTGATCTTTGCTTCAAGTTTAAAACCGAGCACGTGATTTCGTAGTGCGTCCTGCCAGGTGATATCGCTGTCCCATTTCGTTCCGAGGAAAACGTTTTTGTTATCGATGTGTCGGAAGTAGAATTTATAGATCACTGTTTCTCCTGAGATTGTTTTAAGTTGTAGCTGACCTTCAGGGAATGCAATTGATGCATACGCGGTTTCAGGCTTTGTCATATCATACCCAAGAATTTCCCGTGCAGCCTTTCCACGCGTGTGAACAAAACAAAGTACATATGCAAAACCCTGCCTCCGGAGTTCCTGCTCCTCAACACCCGCTTCGGTAATTTTATATTTCAACGGATAATTGGTTGCAAAAAATTGCTCCAGTTCTTTATCCATAGCTTCATTTCCAAATTTTGGAACGGCGAGGTTATCGACCTTTAAGTCAATCGCATAGAACTCCTGTCTGTTTCCTTTAATCGGATCAACCGTGATATCAGTTTCAGGATATTCATTCACGAGATAGTTCTGCTTCTTTTGACTTCGCCAGGAATCCTGAAAAACAGTACGCATCAAATCATTAAGCTTTTCTTTCTTTAGTCTCCACGCAGGAAGTGTGGCATCAAAGAGTGAAGGCTTTTGGTTAAATATCGTTCCTGTTATCTGATAGCCATTGCTGAGTTTTTCATAAAAGAGGATGTATGTGATCTGACGTTCAACAAAATAATCTGTAAAAGCTTTTGTTACATCCTTTCCTGAGAGGACAAGATCTGTTTCAAAGTACGCGACCGCATCAACACCAATCTGCTGAAAGGCTTTCTGTGTTTCTTCCAGTTCCCTTTGAGTGAATGTATGATCGTGCAGAATGACGGATTTTGCCGACAGAAGTTTTTCGGGTACCGTCTCCGAATATTTGAGATCAGAAACAGATTGCGAAAAGCATGCAATAGGAAAACTGAAGATGAAAAGCATCAGCATTCGATAAGAAAGCTGGCTTGCGTGCATGATCTTTGAAAAGTTCTGTCTGTTCACCTTATAAAATTAACTATCCAACGCAGAAATCAGGGTGCTATTTCAAATGAAGTTCAATTTGTTCAGATACCAATAAAAATTGCTCCATCCTCCTCTTTTAAAGGATACGTGATCAGATCTCTCGACCGCTGTTCTCCCTCACGACCGGTTTTCATGCTGAAACGGTATCCGTGCAATGGACAGATAATCTCTCCCAAATAGTTAACAATTCCCTTGCTAAGCGACTCGCTATTATGTGAACAACGATCTTCAACAGCGCGAAGCTGCTCATCATCCCTCACCAGACAGATGCGTTTGTTTCGCACAATCAGAAGGCGTGGCTGTTTGGGAACCACTGCTTGTTGCATTTCACCAACAGAAGAAAAGATTTTGATCCAATCCACAGAAAAATTTTAACCAGCGAATTTTTTACCTTACTTACTATTCCTTCTCCTGCAAATATGAAAAAATTATGCGTGTGTCTCTTTCTTTCGATTGCGGGAATTGCAGTATACGGCCAACCAGGTAGTGCGTTGTTGTCAAAGCTCGATCAACAGGCAAAAGAGATTCAACCAAAGGTTATTCAATGGAGAAGAGAATTTCATGAACACCCTGAACTTTCCAATCAGGAGTTTAAAACCGGAAAACTCATCGCTGAATTTCTAAAGTCACTAGGATTGGAAGTTCAATATCCTGTTGCCAGAACGGGTGTCGTGGCAATTCTGAAAGGTTCAAAGCCAGGACCTGTCATTGCCTTGCGTGCGGACATGGATGCCTTGCCGGTGAACGAAAGAAATTCTTTGCCATTCACATCAAAAGAAAAAGCAACACTCAATGGTGTTGAAACAGGAGTGATGCACGCGTGTGGTCATGATAGTCATATGGCAATATTGATGGGCGTTGCCGAAGTGCTGTCGAAAAACAAAAACGAATTAAAAGGAACCGTAAAATTTATTTTTCAACCAGCGGAAGAAACATACCCGATTGACCAGGATGCTGGCGCGGTGTTAATGGTCAAAGAGGGAGTTCTTGATAATCCAAAAGTTGATGTGATTTTTGGTCTGCACATTCAATCACTATTGCCTTCCGGTCAACTTGCGTATCGCGCAGAAGGATTGATGGCTGCAGTGGATGGTTTTGATATTAAAGTATCCGGAGTTGGGGCTCATGGAGCGACACCATGGGATGCGGTGGATCCGATAGTTGTTTCAGGTCAGATTCTGGTTGGATTGCAAACAATCGTAAGTCGTCAGATCAATCTTACCAATGCTCCTGCTGTTATAACGGTTGGAAGCATTCATGGAGGCATTCGAAGAAATATTATTCCGGAAGAAGTGATCATGCAGGGAACCATCCGGACTTTTGACATGAGTATGCAGAAAAGTATTCATGAAAAAATAAAACAGTTGGCAACATCCATTGCGGCAGCTTCAGGAGCAAAGGCAGAAGTTTTAATTAATCCTGAATCTCCTTTGACATACAATGATCCAAAACTTACAGCAAAAATGACATCGAGCCTGGTGCGAACAGTTGGTGAACAGAATACAAAGATCATTGCACCCGTGACAATGGCGGAAGACTTTTCTTTTTACCAGGAGAAAATTCCAGGATTATTCTTTTTCCTTGGTGCCTATCCTGCAGACATGAGCTTAACGAAAGCACCGGTGCACCACACGGCAGATTTTATGATTGATGAAAAATCTTTTGTGACGGGAGTAAGGGCGATGCTTAATCTGACAGTTGACTATATGTTTATGAAAAATTGACCATGGAACTGAGTGAAAGAATAATAGACGCAGAAAAAAGGATAAGACCTTATTTGAGAGAGACTCCTCTTGAATACTCGCATGTATTGAGTAGAATGACTGGTAGTGAGGTTCATCTTAAGCTTGAGAACATTCAGATCACGGGATCATTCAAAGCACGTGGCTCATTGAACAAGATCCTTTTGCTGAAAGATTCAAAAGCAAAAATTGTAACAGCGTCAACAGGAAATCATGGCTTGGGTGTTGCCAATGCACTATCGATTGTAAAAAAGGATGGTACAATTTATTTACCACACGGTGCCTCAGAATCAAAAGTGGAGGCGATAAAGATGCGGGGGGTGCCTGTTGAATTTCATGGCAACAATTCCGAAGAGACGGAGTTGTATGTGAGGAAACTATCTGAAACGTCAGATCAGGTGTATGTATCACCGTATAATGATGTGGATGTTGTGGCAGGACAAGGTACTATTGGAGTAGAGTTGATGCGACAACTCCCGAAGATGGATGCGGTTTTTATTTCCGTGGGTGGAGGTGGTTTGATTGCGGGGATCGCAGCATATCTGAAATCTGTGAATCCAAAGATCGAAGTCGTTGCATGCTTTCCTGAAAATTCTCCCGTCATGTATGAATGTATAAAGGCAGGAGAGATCATTGAAGTTGCGGAGAAGCCAACATTATCAGATGGAACAGCAGGAGGAATTGAAAAAGGCACCATCACTTTTGAGATATGCCAGCGATGCATTGATACCTATGTGCTGGTAACAGAAGATGAAATTGCAGAATCCATGAAGCTCGTTCTAAAGCATCATCATCAAATTATTGAAGGCTCTGCGGGTGTTGCAGTAGCATCACTCATTAAGATGAAAGACAATTATAAAAACAAGAATTCAGCAATACTTATCTGTGGAGGAAACGTAAGTGAGGCTGTTCTTAAAAAATTAATGTGTAACGGATGACGACGACCCTTTCGCTTCCTGAAATAAAAAGAATAATAGAGAGCAATTCAGCAGATGATTTGATCAGAATTATTGAAGATGGGTTTGTCCTGTATGCCAGGAAGCAGGTAACAGTTCCACCCGTTGGATACCTTCCTTTCAATAAACCTCCTGGTGATGTCCATATCAAATACGGATATATTCACAATGATGATTATTATGTGATCAAAATTGCTTCTGGTTTTTACGATAATCCTTCTTTGGGATTAAGTTCCAGCAATGGATTGATGCTGATCTTTAGTCAGAAAACAGGAACCTTACTTTCTGTTTTACTGGATGAAGGATATTTGACGGATATAAGAACTGCAGTTGCTGGAGCCATTGCGGCCAAATATCTTGCTCCCTCCAATGTAAGCAGCATTGGGATTGTAGGAACAGGAATGCAGGCACGCTTGCAACTTCAATTTCTTAGTTCGGTAACCAAATGCCGCGATGTGATTGTGTGGGGAAGAAGTAAAGAGAAGCTTGATAAGTTTAAAAAAGATCTTTCCCTAAAAGATTTTGTCATACGAATCACGACAGACATGACGCAGTTGACAAGTCGTTGTAATCTGATTGTGACGACGACTCCTTCCAAAGAGCCTTTATTATTTGCTGACGATATTCTTCCCGGTACTCACATCACAGCAATGGGCGCTGACGCAGATGGAAAGCAGGAAATAGACGTATCGCTTATCGCAAAGTGTGATATTATTGTGGCTGACAGCATCGATCAGTGCATCGATCACGGCGACATAGGGTTTGCTGTAAGAAATAAATCAGTGGATCCTTCTTCTATTCTTTCGCTCGGAGATGTCATTGCAAATAAAAAGTTAGGAAGAAGCAATGACGAACAGACAACGATTGCCGATCTTACGGGCGTTGCCATTCAGGATATACAGATTGCCAAATACGTATTTGAAAACACAAAACTCAGTCATAGCACTTTATGAAAACCCTTCTCATTCTTTTCTTCAGCCTTGTATCAATCTTGTCTTTCGGACAAATGGATCCCAAACTTCAGGCAAAGATTTATCAGCAGGCAAAAGACCTGGAACCCAAGCTCATTGAGTGGAGACGAAATTTTCATGAGCATCCTGAGCTTTCCAATCGTGAATTCAAAACGGGTAAGATCGTTGCCGATTATTTAAAATCATTAGGATTGGAGGTTCAGTACCCTGTTGCAAAAACAGGTGTCGTTGCCTTATTAAGAGGAGGGAAGCCCGGACCTGTTGTTGCCTTGCGGGCCGATATTGATGGCCTTCCAGTGAATGAAAGAAACTCATTGCCCTTTGCTTCCAAAGAAAAATCTGTGCTCGCAGGTATGGAGACAGGTGTGATGCATGCGTGCGGACATGATAGCCACATGGCAATGTTAATGGGAGTTGCAGAAATTCTTTCAAAGAATAAAAGTGAGTTGAAGGGTTCAGTAAAATTTATTTTTCAACCCGCTGAAGAAGGAGCCCCTGCCGGTGAAGAAGGTGGTGCAGC includes these proteins:
- a CDS encoding ABC transporter permease encodes the protein MKQFYFFVQKEFYHLLRDPRTMLILFGMPLMLILIFGFALTNEVKNTRIAILDNSKDPVTAEIIQQLEASRYFDNVQNVNSNDELEAAFRQGKIKMAVVFSSRFQYSLMHENQAAIQLIADATDPNVASTLTNYATAIIIDYQKSMKGQIDLPYSINTELRMLYNPQLKGSYNFVPGVMAMVLMLVCAMMTSISIVKEKEIGTMEIILVSPIVPIRVVIAKMVPYFLLSSVNIASVLLLSVFVLDVPIQGNLVLLVAECLLFTITVLALGLLISSVTDSQQIAMLLSLMGLFLPTVMLSGFMFPIENMPVALQVISNIVPAKWFYIIVKTVMIKGLGFEFIWKETLILIGMTVFFMVVSIKKFKIRLE
- a CDS encoding ABC transporter permease; amino-acid sequence: MRTLRILLEKEFRQIFRDPSILRIIFLMPIVQLIVMPLAADYEVKNVKLCIVDFDHSSYSQKLVNKITSTDYFQLVDYTDSYDKALKYVENDEADLVLQIPSSFEKQIVKEDKSTLFMSLNAINGAKANLGGSYLRSIISDFNREVRLEWLQLPKLNPQPTIQVTSLNWFNPTMNYQIFMVPGILVILVTMVGAFLSALNIVKEKEVGTIEQINVTPIKKYQFILGKLIPFWVLGLMILTVGTIISWLIYGIVPVGSLSTIFIFAAIYLLAVLGMGLLVSTFANTQQQAMLLSFFIMMIFILLGGLYTSIDSMPEWAQTFTKFNPVAYFIEVMRMVVLKGSSLNDIKTHLTVVFLMAIVLNSFAVWNYKKRS
- a CDS encoding Rieske 2Fe-2S domain-containing protein, translating into MDWIKIFSSVGEMQQAVVPKQPRLLIVRNKRICLVRDDEQLRAVEDRCSHNSESLSKGIVNYLGEIICPLHGYRFSMKTGREGEQRSRDLITYPLKEEDGAIFIGI
- a CDS encoding amidohydrolase, coding for MKKLCVCLFLSIAGIAVYGQPGSALLSKLDQQAKEIQPKVIQWRREFHEHPELSNQEFKTGKLIAEFLKSLGLEVQYPVARTGVVAILKGSKPGPVIALRADMDALPVNERNSLPFTSKEKATLNGVETGVMHACGHDSHMAILMGVAEVLSKNKNELKGTVKFIFQPAEETYPIDQDAGAVLMVKEGVLDNPKVDVIFGLHIQSLLPSGQLAYRAEGLMAAVDGFDIKVSGVGAHGATPWDAVDPIVVSGQILVGLQTIVSRQINLTNAPAVITVGSIHGGIRRNIIPEEVIMQGTIRTFDMSMQKSIHEKIKQLATSIAAASGAKAEVLINPESPLTYNDPKLTAKMTSSLVRTVGEQNTKIIAPVTMAEDFSFYQEKIPGLFFFLGAYPADMSLTKAPVHHTADFMIDEKSFVTGVRAMLNLTVDYMFMKN
- a CDS encoding threonine/serine dehydratase codes for the protein MELSERIIDAEKRIRPYLRETPLEYSHVLSRMTGSEVHLKLENIQITGSFKARGSLNKILLLKDSKAKIVTASTGNHGLGVANALSIVKKDGTIYLPHGASESKVEAIKMRGVPVEFHGNNSEETELYVRKLSETSDQVYVSPYNDVDVVAGQGTIGVELMRQLPKMDAVFISVGGGGLIAGIAAYLKSVNPKIEVVACFPENSPVMYECIKAGEIIEVAEKPTLSDGTAGGIEKGTITFEICQRCIDTYVLVTEDEIAESMKLVLKHHHQIIEGSAGVAVASLIKMKDNYKNKNSAILICGGNVSEAVLKKLMCNG
- a CDS encoding ornithine cyclodeaminase family protein, whose product is MTTTLSLPEIKRIIESNSADDLIRIIEDGFVLYARKQVTVPPVGYLPFNKPPGDVHIKYGYIHNDDYYVIKIASGFYDNPSLGLSSSNGLMLIFSQKTGTLLSVLLDEGYLTDIRTAVAGAIAAKYLAPSNVSSIGIVGTGMQARLQLQFLSSVTKCRDVIVWGRSKEKLDKFKKDLSLKDFVIRITTDMTQLTSRCNLIVTTTPSKEPLLFADDILPGTHITAMGADADGKQEIDVSLIAKCDIIVADSIDQCIDHGDIGFAVRNKSVDPSSILSLGDVIANKKLGRSNDEQTTIADLTGVAIQDIQIAKYVFENTKLSHSTL